From a single Bryobacter aggregatus MPL3 genomic region:
- the thiS gene encoding sulfur carrier protein ThiS — MVINGERREVPEGLDVQGLLDFLGVDSSRVAVELNRSIVRKSDWSASKLVDGAEVEVVMFVGGG, encoded by the coding sequence GTGGTGATCAATGGGGAGCGGCGTGAAGTTCCCGAGGGTTTGGACGTACAGGGACTACTGGATTTCCTAGGAGTAGACTCCAGCCGGGTAGCGGTCGAATTGAACCGGTCGATTGTACGAAAATCCGACTGGAGTGCATCCAAGCTAGTAGACGGCGCGGAAGTGGAAGTGGTGATGTTTGTCGGTGGCGGCTAA
- a CDS encoding PD-(D/E)XK nuclease family protein — protein MTLPPRIERIAGPPASGKSTRILEALKADLRAGNWNTRLLVPSATMAEHVRNQLAREGFLLRRNTVSTFSHFVAEYRGTSVAISGAQFERILLTILSEFCPPEYEKVRDTPGFVRHLASALDSLALACVDASRLEAGLAGLYRRALTMLEERGLALRGQRLLEAALVVRSSTQKLPRIFLDGFFDFAKAELYFLEALSEQTAVTVSVVNSQNEAIWRTPLRSTFQAADRAQEVLLIAHRILELAADGVELRRIGVLLRHPGAYEAALASTLTRLGIPSRSYLGSQLAQHPVTAFCRDVIAAVASDWDYGAVLNALRWRFTGLGGTQQGDALERQIIEAMPGSGLTPFLSVAPQLTEFAAWPLQRWTPAEAKTEIRKLQRLMTPPHAIPDSAGDAWRWQQKSEALQSIFTEFDRVADTLPAAESLLLSDYWSLAESAFLDCMLRERDARRNVVHVMDLFEGRQWELDYVFAPGMLEGEFPKRSTPDPLLSEALKRNLGMKTIEDRHAEEHQLFDLLLTRANREVILSYPRANEKGDSTSPSIFLKTTARVAPIFRLESAAPVPKIASGQLAQGYRKARPWSASEFETYIACPWRHFAAYGLQLQGLPPLPAERLDMMCLGTIAHKVIDDWTRNPQQNIETLADREMERSCRELRIPGGYHLERERINLLRNLRLYAENAPPVPPGWEVHAEERFQHTLESGIEVRGQIDRYDRSPGGEIHAYDYKYSKADHAAEKNPIQSALYAIVLGQSVSRFTFVGLRDAARLVPLEGQVLRDAIQIAHAEMLRVRDEVRSGMIPVQPSSPDHCKYCDYHDACRIRTLRLEQEGGEEMEASS, from the coding sequence TTGACCCTTCCTCCGCGCATTGAGCGAATTGCTGGTCCTCCGGCCAGCGGCAAGTCCACTCGCATCCTGGAGGCCCTCAAGGCCGATCTCCGGGCTGGCAACTGGAATACGCGCCTCCTGGTGCCTTCTGCCACCATGGCGGAGCATGTGCGTAACCAACTCGCCCGGGAAGGCTTTCTGTTGCGGCGCAATACGGTCTCCACTTTTTCCCACTTTGTTGCGGAATATCGGGGGACTTCGGTGGCGATTTCTGGCGCGCAGTTTGAACGCATCCTCCTCACGATCCTGAGCGAATTCTGTCCGCCCGAGTATGAAAAGGTGCGCGACACTCCTGGCTTCGTTCGGCATCTTGCGTCGGCGCTCGATTCGCTGGCGCTGGCCTGTGTTGATGCGAGCCGTCTGGAGGCGGGCCTGGCCGGGCTCTACCGGCGGGCGCTGACAATGCTCGAGGAGCGAGGGCTGGCCCTGCGCGGACAACGGTTGCTGGAGGCGGCACTGGTGGTCCGTAGCTCCACGCAGAAGCTGCCTCGCATTTTTCTCGATGGCTTCTTCGACTTTGCCAAGGCAGAGCTGTATTTTCTCGAAGCACTGAGCGAGCAGACCGCGGTGACCGTGAGTGTGGTGAACTCGCAGAACGAAGCCATTTGGCGGACTCCGCTACGATCGACGTTCCAGGCTGCCGACCGGGCCCAAGAGGTCTTGCTCATCGCCCATCGAATTCTTGAGCTGGCCGCGGATGGAGTGGAACTCCGGCGCATCGGGGTTTTGCTGCGCCACCCGGGCGCTTATGAAGCGGCTCTCGCATCCACCTTGACCCGGCTCGGCATCCCCTCCCGTTCCTATCTAGGCAGCCAACTGGCGCAGCACCCGGTCACCGCTTTTTGCCGCGATGTGATTGCTGCCGTTGCTTCCGATTGGGACTATGGGGCTGTTCTCAACGCCCTGCGCTGGCGCTTTACCGGCCTGGGAGGCACCCAGCAGGGAGATGCACTGGAGCGTCAAATCATTGAAGCGATGCCGGGCTCGGGGCTCACTCCGTTTCTGAGTGTGGCGCCCCAACTGACGGAATTTGCGGCTTGGCCATTGCAACGCTGGACTCCCGCCGAAGCGAAAACTGAGATCCGGAAGTTGCAAAGGCTGATGACTCCTCCCCATGCGATTCCGGATTCTGCTGGGGATGCCTGGCGCTGGCAGCAAAAGTCCGAGGCGCTGCAGAGCATTTTTACGGAATTCGATCGTGTCGCCGATACGCTGCCGGCGGCAGAATCGTTGTTGCTTTCTGACTATTGGAGTCTTGCCGAGTCTGCGTTTCTCGATTGCATGCTGCGGGAGCGCGATGCCCGGCGCAATGTAGTGCATGTCATGGACCTTTTCGAAGGCCGCCAATGGGAGCTCGATTACGTCTTTGCCCCCGGGATGCTCGAAGGAGAATTTCCGAAGCGTTCCACTCCCGACCCCTTGCTCAGTGAGGCATTGAAGCGGAATCTGGGGATGAAGACGATCGAGGACCGTCACGCCGAAGAGCATCAGCTTTTCGATCTGCTCCTGACACGTGCGAATCGCGAAGTGATCCTCAGCTATCCGCGTGCGAATGAAAAAGGGGACTCGACCTCGCCTTCGATTTTCCTCAAAACTACGGCAAGAGTGGCGCCGATCTTCCGCCTGGAAAGCGCTGCGCCGGTTCCGAAGATTGCTTCAGGACAACTTGCGCAAGGGTATCGCAAGGCCCGTCCTTGGAGTGCGAGCGAGTTTGAAACCTACATTGCCTGTCCCTGGCGTCACTTTGCCGCTTATGGACTCCAGCTTCAGGGCTTGCCTCCCTTGCCCGCCGAGCGTCTCGATATGATGTGCCTCGGCACCATTGCCCACAAGGTGATCGACGACTGGACGCGGAACCCGCAACAGAACATCGAGACACTGGCCGACCGCGAGATGGAACGGAGTTGCCGCGAGCTTCGCATTCCGGGTGGTTACCATCTGGAGCGCGAACGGATCAATCTTCTGCGCAACCTGCGTCTCTATGCGGAGAATGCGCCGCCGGTGCCGCCCGGCTGGGAAGTTCATGCGGAAGAGCGCTTTCAGCATACGCTCGAAAGCGGCATTGAGGTACGCGGTCAGATTGACCGCTACGACCGTTCTCCAGGCGGGGAGATCCACGCCTACGACTACAAGTATTCGAAGGCCGATCATGCCGCTGAGAAGAATCCTATTCAGAGTGCGCTCTATGCGATTGTGCTGGGGCAGAGCGTTTCCCGCTTTACCTTCGTCGGCCTGCGGGATGCGGCTCGTCTGGTTCCGCTGGAGGGGCAGGTGCTGCGCGACGCCATCCAGATTGCTCATGCCGAGATGCTGCGCGTCCGCGATGAAGTACGTTCCGGAATGATTCCGGTGCAGCCCTCGTCTCCGGACCACTGCAAGTACTGCGACTATCACGATGCTTGCCGCATCCGGACCCTCCGCCTGGAGCAAGAGGGCGGGGAAGAGATGGAGGCGAGTTCCTGA
- a CDS encoding RNA polymerase sigma factor produces MSGLTEVLPIPAVAVKQRPFKAVDRSQSEEALLVARVQKRDELAFRELVERYQNKVFSIIYGILRNRNDAEDIAQQVFTKVYSSVGNFDSRSSLLTWIYKITVNECYDYLRKKRVRKLVYESDISEDDSKLMENSEFTRDTNVAADVRLAQRDLLLKMLEKISEEDRTLILLKEVEGHSVEELAQRTGMNENTVKVKLFRARQKLLKAAQRLLKRPGASTP; encoded by the coding sequence ATGAGCGGGCTAACAGAAGTCCTTCCGATTCCAGCCGTCGCGGTGAAGCAACGTCCCTTTAAGGCTGTGGACCGATCCCAAAGTGAAGAAGCGCTCCTCGTCGCACGCGTTCAAAAACGTGACGAGTTGGCGTTTCGTGAGTTGGTCGAACGCTACCAGAACAAGGTGTTTTCGATCATCTACGGCATCCTGCGCAATCGCAACGACGCCGAAGATATTGCTCAGCAGGTTTTCACCAAGGTGTATTCCTCGGTCGGCAACTTTGACTCGCGCAGCTCTCTCCTGACCTGGATCTACAAGATCACCGTAAACGAGTGCTACGACTACCTCCGCAAAAAGAGGGTACGTAAGCTCGTCTACGAAAGTGATATTTCCGAAGACGATTCGAAGCTGATGGAGAATTCCGAGTTCACCCGGGATACCAATGTGGCCGCCGATGTCCGGCTGGCGCAGCGGGATCTTCTCCTGAAGATGCTCGAAAAAATCTCCGAGGAAGACCGGACGCTCATCCTTTTAAAGGAAGTGGAAGGACATTCCGTCGAGGAATTGGCCCAACGTACCGGCATGAATGAAAATACGGTAAAAGTAAAGTTATTCCGGGCCCGGCAAAAACTGCTCAAAGCGGCACAAAGACTGCTCAAGCGGCCGGGCGCATCGACGCCGTAG
- the nuoF gene encoding NADH-quinone oxidoreductase subunit NuoF yields MFNDPHPDEVRVISKRFGLPNSASIDTYLANEGYVALMKAIEMSPEQIIDELKISSLRGRGGAGFPTGMKWSFIPRDNPKPKYVVVNADESEPGTCKDRLLIENDPHQLIEGCLIAARTIGCKKGYIYIRGEYRYLIDIMDKALAEAYAHGYLGKNIKGSGLDFDLYTHTGAGAYECGEESALLESLEGKRGVPRIRPPFPAVAGLYASPTVLNNVETFATVPAVLRMGGQAYADLGTPKNGGTRMLCVSGHVNRPGVYEVPLGFPMHKMIYEVCGGIRNGKKLKAVIPGGSSSPVLRAEECDFPMDYDNYARMKTMAGSGGMMVMDEDTDIVKVALRTMRFYAHESCGWCIPCREGTTWLRKILTRMDEGTGRRADIDLIHELAKNMLGRTFCPLGDAAAMPTIGFVEKFREEFEARLRETTVPVVSPDQLISIS; encoded by the coding sequence ATGTTCAACGATCCCCATCCGGACGAAGTCCGAGTCATATCCAAGCGCTTCGGCCTGCCGAATTCGGCGAGCATCGACACCTATCTCGCCAACGAAGGCTATGTCGCCTTGATGAAGGCGATTGAGATGTCGCCCGAGCAGATCATCGATGAACTCAAGATTTCCAGCCTGCGCGGCCGCGGCGGTGCGGGCTTCCCCACCGGAATGAAGTGGAGCTTCATTCCGCGCGATAACCCGAAGCCAAAGTACGTTGTCGTCAATGCCGATGAGTCCGAACCGGGCACCTGCAAAGATCGCCTGCTGATCGAGAACGACCCGCACCAGTTGATCGAAGGCTGCCTCATCGCGGCCCGTACGATCGGCTGCAAAAAGGGCTACATCTACATCCGTGGCGAGTATCGTTATCTGATCGACATCATGGACAAGGCGCTGGCGGAAGCCTACGCGCATGGCTACCTGGGCAAGAACATCAAGGGCTCTGGTCTCGATTTCGATCTCTATACGCACACCGGCGCTGGCGCCTATGAGTGCGGCGAAGAGTCTGCGCTGCTGGAATCGCTCGAAGGCAAGCGCGGCGTACCGCGCATCCGTCCGCCCTTCCCTGCGGTTGCCGGGCTCTACGCCTCGCCCACCGTGCTGAACAATGTCGAAACCTTTGCCACCGTTCCTGCCGTGCTCCGCATGGGCGGCCAGGCTTATGCCGATCTGGGTACGCCGAAGAATGGCGGCACGCGCATGTTGTGTGTTTCTGGTCATGTGAATCGTCCTGGTGTCTATGAAGTGCCGCTTGGCTTCCCGATGCACAAGATGATCTACGAGGTCTGCGGCGGCATTCGCAATGGCAAGAAGTTGAAGGCGGTCATCCCCGGTGGATCCTCTTCGCCCGTCCTGCGGGCCGAGGAGTGCGATTTCCCGATGGATTATGACAACTACGCGCGCATGAAGACCATGGCCGGCTCCGGCGGCATGATGGTGATGGACGAAGATACAGACATCGTGAAGGTGGCTCTTCGTACCATGCGCTTTTACGCCCATGAGTCCTGTGGCTGGTGCATTCCTTGCCGCGAAGGCACAACCTGGCTGCGCAAGATTTTAACCCGCATGGATGAAGGCACCGGACGCCGTGCCGACATCGATCTGATCCATGAACTGGCGAAGAACATGTTGGGCCGTACCTTCTGTCCGCTTGGCGATGCGGCGGCGATGCCTACCATTGGGTTCGTCGAAAAGTTCCGCGAAGAATTTGAAGCCCGTCTGCGTGAGACTACTGTGCCCGTTGTCTCGCCGGATCAGTTGATCTCCATAAGCTAA
- the nuoD gene encoding NADH dehydrogenase (quinone) subunit D, protein MSESFTPSITTTVEPISDAGSNRKMTLNMGPQHPSTHGVLRIVLELDGETITKAQPEIGFLHTGIEKQCEALTFQQVIPLTDRVDYLANLSNNLCYCLGVEKLLNIEVPPRAVWTRVLLTELTRINSHLVWLGTHALDMGAMSMFFYCARDREELLKIFEMFSGQRLMTSYFRIGGLALDHPRGGLEACRKFVQMFPSKIDEYETLLDNNPIWKSRTIGVGTVPVETLLALGATGPMIRAAGIPWDARKDEPYSGYQHFEFDVPTRTENDVYARYRVRMEEMRQSLRIMTQALEGMPDGPFQADAPKVVLPQREKMKTQMEALIYHFKIVTEGVRVPAGEVYQVIESPRGELGYYIVSDGTSKPYRVHMRTPSFGNIQTLGVMCEGGLIADTIASMGSMDFVLGDTDR, encoded by the coding sequence ATGAGCGAGAGTTTCACTCCGAGCATTACCACTACCGTCGAGCCGATCTCAGACGCCGGCAGTAATCGCAAGATGACCCTGAACATGGGTCCGCAGCATCCGTCGACGCACGGTGTGCTGCGCATCGTCCTCGAACTCGATGGCGAGACCATCACCAAGGCCCAACCCGAAATCGGTTTTCTCCACACCGGAATCGAGAAACAGTGTGAGGCGCTCACCTTCCAACAGGTGATTCCGCTCACCGATCGCGTCGACTATCTCGCGAATCTTTCAAACAATCTCTGCTACTGCCTGGGCGTCGAAAAGCTTCTGAACATCGAAGTGCCGCCACGCGCGGTTTGGACTCGCGTTCTGCTCACCGAGCTGACGCGCATCAACTCGCATCTGGTCTGGCTGGGCACGCACGCCCTCGACATGGGCGCGATGTCGATGTTCTTTTATTGCGCTCGCGACCGCGAAGAGCTGCTGAAGATCTTTGAGATGTTCAGCGGCCAGCGCCTGATGACGAGCTACTTCCGCATTGGCGGCTTGGCGCTCGATCACCCGCGCGGTGGTCTCGAAGCCTGCCGGAAGTTTGTGCAGATGTTCCCGTCGAAGATCGACGAGTACGAAACGCTGCTCGACAACAACCCGATCTGGAAGAGCCGCACGATCGGCGTCGGCACTGTCCCTGTTGAGACGCTGCTTGCGCTGGGCGCCACGGGCCCGATGATCCGCGCCGCCGGCATTCCGTGGGACGCGCGTAAGGACGAGCCGTATTCGGGCTACCAGCACTTTGAATTTGACGTTCCCACTCGCACCGAGAACGATGTTTACGCCCGCTACCGTGTGCGGATGGAAGAGATGCGCCAGTCGCTGCGCATCATGACGCAGGCGCTTGAAGGCATGCCCGACGGACCCTTCCAGGCCGATGCGCCAAAGGTTGTCCTGCCGCAGCGTGAAAAGATGAAGACGCAGATGGAAGCGCTCATCTATCACTTCAAGATCGTCACCGAAGGCGTCCGGGTGCCAGCCGGCGAAGTCTACCAGGTGATCGAATCGCCCCGTGGAGAGTTGGGATATTACATCGTGTCGGACGGCACTTCCAAGCCCTATCGCGTGCACATGCGCACCCCCAGTTTCGGCAACATCCAGACCCTCGGCGTGATGTGTGAAGGCGGCTTGATCGCCGACACTATCGCCAGCATGGGCTCAATGGATTTCGTCCTTGGAGATACAGACCGCTAG
- the nuoE gene encoding complex I 24 kDa subunit family protein yields the protein MTFSTATENKLQEIWARYPEGRKRSAVIPMLMYAQDEVGQVTSELVAEVAKRCEVTPLQVEEVVGYYSMLNKERMGKHHVQICTNIACLLMGGEELWNHATKRLGIGHKQVTADGLISLEEVECAGACSWAPCVVDGYEYHHHATIEKLDRLLDSIQKVN from the coding sequence ATGACCTTTAGCACCGCCACCGAGAATAAACTCCAGGAAATCTGGGCCCGCTACCCCGAGGGGCGCAAGCGCTCTGCCGTGATTCCGATGCTGATGTACGCACAGGACGAAGTGGGCCAGGTCACCTCCGAGCTGGTTGCCGAAGTTGCCAAGCGTTGCGAAGTGACGCCGTTGCAGGTCGAAGAAGTGGTTGGCTACTATTCGATGCTGAACAAGGAGCGGATGGGCAAGCACCATGTCCAGATCTGCACCAACATTGCCTGCCTGCTGATGGGCGGCGAAGAACTCTGGAATCACGCCACCAAGCGCCTGGGTATCGGACATAAGCAGGTGACTGCCGATGGTCTGATCTCGCTGGAAGAAGTCGAATGTGCCGGCGCCTGCTCCTGGGCCCCCTGCGTAGTCGATGGCTACGAATACCACCACCACGCGACGATTGAAAAGCTGGATCGCCTGCTCGATTCGATCCAAAAGGTCAACTAG
- a CDS encoding UvrD-helicase domain-containing protein has product MALTPAQQGAVERVGQDVCVLAGPGSGKTSVLTERFAWLVEARSVNPRNILAITFTEKAAREIRERVSKRLRSSVDPTDLELAPISTMHGFCVRLLKEHAIAAGLDPAFDLWDERLASAELYASVEQVLNEASRNEKPAIRALFTTWNSPNLVRELCDLHQKIRAYTTEIPQARPPQDLRAALAEMLSIAGELAAANATTDASRLWMDKFRQWFGSAAERLARPDWEAIGAIAAMPANKRLPGALKTLAEPLWTLAEVLPSLLVSNCVQGERAYLTRLLERIFALYAQRKRAAARVDFQDLEHASIHLLATQPQIREELQRRYEHILMDEVQDTNPIQWQLVNLLRSPGSFFAVGDVNQSIYGFRFAAPAQFIAYRETLRVGGGVIDLLDRNFRSRSAILSFTEDVCSSLPGIEPFQLVAARQFQSDHTAVSLHPFEEEAEEQDWIAQEILALRDQFIVEPKGTDSGRALRYSDIAILVRRTRSGEQIAEALAARGIPYTLSGGQSFFDKQEVCDLISYLEVLANQTNEIASVAVRRSPLFGWSDDEILNGEGPGAYSDRLTRQRAQIDEVGPERFLTEAIDASGYLDSLAPDGQANVAKFLRLVREEWQRGARNLRAFVTEIQAIRQASNEKAAPLVDAGDAVQILTVHASKGLEFPVVFLASAASKASQIPGSLSYDPDFGIGVRWLNPNTGKNVADYEAERIKAKTAEREDAESQRLLFVALTRAEQKLYVSWAAKKRTGWLKHLDPYKDYTHPVEPDRTVEAAPEPPVAALERIPLRPLPPQPSRQSSTTPTDLAKFARCPRRYYLDRLAGLSAWQQRGDGDAAALGTAVHQILAGQLPEQPSAEAQQLADVFLASPLAARLKSARWVEREFDFVVAISDLVIEGQIDLVFQEPDGVITVVDYKTDATVSEHYHQQLAIYRAAIAKLFPDAAIRSYLHFLRTDTCVEAVAALDLSLLRKFADGLSYPTAAGTHCQRCPHLAGACPVGLDA; this is encoded by the coding sequence ATGGCGTTGACTCCGGCACAACAAGGAGCGGTGGAACGGGTGGGCCAGGATGTCTGCGTGCTGGCCGGTCCCGGCAGCGGCAAGACAAGCGTCCTGACCGAGCGCTTTGCCTGGCTGGTGGAGGCCCGTTCCGTCAATCCGCGCAATATCCTTGCGATCACCTTCACGGAGAAGGCGGCGCGCGAGATTCGCGAGCGCGTCTCAAAGCGCCTCCGCTCTTCGGTGGACCCGACTGATCTGGAACTGGCTCCCATCTCGACAATGCATGGTTTCTGCGTGCGGCTGCTCAAGGAGCATGCGATCGCCGCGGGCCTGGATCCGGCTTTTGATTTGTGGGATGAACGTCTCGCCAGTGCGGAGCTGTACGCGAGCGTGGAGCAGGTTTTGAATGAGGCATCTCGCAACGAGAAGCCTGCCATCCGTGCGCTGTTTACCACCTGGAACTCCCCGAATCTGGTGCGGGAACTCTGCGATCTGCATCAGAAGATCCGCGCCTATACGACAGAGATTCCGCAGGCCCGGCCGCCGCAAGACTTGCGCGCGGCGCTTGCGGAAATGCTCTCGATCGCTGGCGAGCTGGCTGCCGCCAACGCCACCACCGACGCTTCCCGTCTGTGGATGGACAAGTTCCGGCAATGGTTCGGGAGCGCGGCGGAGCGATTGGCCCGGCCGGATTGGGAGGCCATTGGCGCGATTGCTGCAATGCCGGCCAATAAGCGTTTGCCGGGCGCCTTGAAGACGCTGGCCGAGCCACTCTGGACGTTGGCAGAGGTGCTGCCTTCGCTGCTGGTGTCCAATTGCGTGCAGGGCGAGCGAGCGTATCTGACACGCTTGCTCGAGCGGATCTTTGCGCTCTATGCGCAGCGCAAGCGCGCCGCGGCACGGGTTGATTTTCAGGACCTGGAGCATGCCAGCATTCATCTCCTGGCGACACAGCCGCAAATCCGGGAGGAGCTGCAGCGCCGCTATGAACACATCCTGATGGATGAGGTGCAGGATACGAACCCGATCCAGTGGCAACTGGTGAATCTGCTGCGTTCTCCTGGCAGCTTCTTTGCGGTGGGCGACGTGAATCAGAGTATCTACGGCTTCCGCTTTGCGGCGCCGGCCCAGTTCATTGCGTACCGCGAAACGCTTCGTGTGGGTGGCGGCGTGATCGATCTGCTCGATCGCAATTTCCGGAGCCGTTCGGCCATTCTCAGCTTTACGGAAGACGTTTGCTCCTCGCTCCCTGGTATCGAGCCGTTCCAACTGGTGGCCGCGCGGCAGTTTCAGTCCGACCACACGGCCGTCTCTCTCCATCCCTTTGAGGAAGAGGCTGAGGAGCAGGATTGGATCGCGCAGGAGATCCTTGCGCTGCGGGACCAGTTCATTGTGGAGCCGAAAGGTACGGATTCCGGGCGAGCTCTGCGTTACAGCGACATCGCGATTCTGGTGCGGCGAACGCGTTCCGGGGAACAGATTGCCGAGGCCCTGGCGGCACGTGGCATTCCCTATACGCTCAGCGGCGGACAGAGCTTTTTCGACAAGCAGGAAGTCTGCGATCTGATCAGTTATCTCGAGGTGCTGGCGAATCAGACGAATGAGATTGCGAGCGTAGCCGTCCGGCGCAGTCCGCTGTTTGGCTGGAGCGATGATGAGATTCTGAACGGCGAAGGGCCGGGGGCTTATTCCGACCGCCTCACGCGCCAGCGTGCGCAGATTGATGAGGTGGGGCCGGAGCGCTTCTTGACGGAGGCGATCGATGCTTCGGGGTACCTGGACAGCCTGGCGCCGGACGGGCAGGCCAATGTCGCCAAATTCCTTCGCCTGGTGCGGGAAGAGTGGCAACGCGGCGCACGGAATCTCCGGGCCTTTGTCACGGAAATCCAGGCCATTCGACAGGCTTCCAATGAGAAAGCCGCGCCACTGGTGGATGCTGGGGACGCGGTGCAGATTCTAACGGTTCATGCTTCGAAAGGACTGGAATTTCCAGTAGTCTTTCTTGCCAGTGCGGCCTCGAAGGCGTCGCAGATTCCCGGGAGCCTCAGCTATGACCCGGACTTCGGCATCGGTGTGCGCTGGTTGAACCCGAATACTGGGAAGAACGTCGCCGACTATGAGGCGGAACGAATCAAGGCGAAGACGGCTGAGCGTGAGGACGCCGAATCACAACGGCTGCTCTTTGTCGCTCTCACCCGCGCCGAGCAGAAGCTCTATGTGTCCTGGGCGGCCAAGAAGCGTACGGGCTGGCTCAAGCATCTCGACCCCTATAAGGACTATACGCATCCTGTCGAGCCTGACAGGACCGTGGAGGCGGCGCCAGAGCCGCCTGTTGCCGCGCTGGAACGAATTCCCTTACGGCCCCTGCCGCCGCAACCGTCACGCCAATCCTCCACCACCCCAACCGATCTGGCGAAGTTTGCCCGCTGTCCCCGCCGCTACTATCTCGATCGTCTGGCCGGGCTTTCCGCTTGGCAACAACGGGGAGATGGCGATGCGGCAGCGCTTGGCACCGCGGTGCATCAGATCCTGGCCGGTCAGCTTCCCGAACAACCGAGTGCGGAGGCACAGCAATTGGCAGATGTCTTTCTCGCGAGCCCGCTGGCCGCGCGGCTCAAATCAGCCCGATGGGTGGAGCGTGAATTCGATTTTGTGGTCGCGATCTCGGACCTTGTCATCGAGGGTCAGATCGATCTGGTGTTCCAGGAGCCGGATGGGGTGATCACTGTGGTTGATTACAAGACGGATGCCACTGTCTCTGAGCATTACCACCAGCAACTGGCGATTTACCGGGCAGCAATCGCAAAGTTATTCCCGGACGCAGCCATCCGCTCCTACCTGCATTTTCTGCGCACAGACACCTGTGTCGAGGCCGTTGCGGCGCTCGATCTCTCTCTGCTCAGAAAATTTGCAGATGGCCTAAGCTATCCGACCGCGGCCGGGACGCATTGCCAACGATGCCCCCATCTGGCAGGGGCCTGTCCTGTGGGGCTCGACGCTTAG
- a CDS encoding HesB/IscA family protein, with product MIQLTERATEKVSEILTSQDPQPSGLRIAVVGGGCSGFTYSMAFENTPGMLDKTYDFKGLKVFVDQASMLYLDGVEVDYVESLEGSGFKFNNPNVKSTCGCGSSFQA from the coding sequence ATGATTCAGCTGACAGAACGCGCCACGGAAAAAGTGAGTGAGATTTTGACCTCGCAGGACCCGCAGCCTTCGGGTTTGCGCATCGCCGTCGTAGGCGGCGGTTGCTCTGGATTTACCTATTCCATGGCGTTCGAGAATACGCCGGGAATGCTCGATAAAACCTATGATTTCAAAGGCTTGAAGGTATTCGTCGACCAAGCCAGCATGCTCTACCTGGACGGCGTCGAAGTCGACTATGTCGAATCGCTCGAGGGTTCAGGATTCAAGTTCAATAACCCGAACGTAAAATCCACCTGCGGTTGCGGTTCCAGCTTCCAGGCCTAA
- a CDS encoding NADH-quinone oxidoreductase subunit C — protein MISEQLQENPLIAVLDARFPGIIESAVEQHGQTILYITPAHIVEVCTVLRDEHGFIRASSITALDWYPQEPRFEVVYLLHSIKHNLRIRLKCRVSGENPSIDSICSVWAGANWYEREVFDLFGIQFLNHPDLRRIMMPEGWEGHPLRKDFPVHGHKYDYGEGTH, from the coding sequence ATGATTTCTGAGCAACTCCAGGAAAACCCACTGATTGCCGTGCTGGACGCACGTTTTCCTGGCATTATTGAATCCGCCGTCGAACAGCACGGCCAGACGATTCTGTACATCACCCCTGCCCACATTGTCGAGGTATGCACTGTATTGCGCGACGAGCACGGCTTCATCCGCGCCTCCAGTATCACTGCGCTCGACTGGTATCCGCAGGAGCCGCGCTTTGAAGTGGTCTATCTGCTGCATTCGATCAAGCACAATCTGCGAATCCGTCTGAAATGCCGCGTCTCGGGTGAGAACCCTTCGATCGATTCCATTTGTTCGGTTTGGGCCGGCGCCAATTGGTACGAGCGCGAAGTCTTTGACCTGTTTGGCATCCAGTTCCTGAACCATCCTGACCTGCGCCGCATCATGATGCCTGAAGGCTGGGAGGGGCATCCTCTGCGCAAGGATTTCCCTGTCCACGGCCATAAATACGATTACGGCGAAGGGACGCACTAA
- a CDS encoding NADH-quinone oxidoreductase subunit A — protein sequence MPTNYSELYFPVLVQILFAAAVAGGLVFAGLFLGKRNRNAAKDSPYESGVKPVGNARERFSVKFYLVAMLFILFDIEAVFLYPWAVVYRELGMFGFVEMLLFMVLVLSGFYFVWKKGALDWTTTPIRKAKDS from the coding sequence ATGCCTACAAATTACAGCGAGTTGTACTTCCCGGTCCTCGTCCAGATTCTATTCGCGGCTGCCGTTGCTGGTGGTCTCGTCTTCGCTGGCCTGTTCCTGGGGAAGCGCAACCGAAACGCCGCAAAAGATTCCCCTTACGAGTCCGGCGTCAAGCCCGTCGGCAACGCCCGGGAGCGATTCTCCGTCAAGTTCTACCTTGTCGCGATGCTCTTCATCCTTTTTGACATTGAAGCCGTGTTCCTCTATCCCTGGGCCGTGGTCTATCGCGAACTGGGCATGTTCGGCTTTGTCGAAATGCTCCTGTTCATGGTTCTTGTATTGAGCGGCTTCTATTTCGTCTGGAAAAAGGGTGCCCTCGACTGGACCACGACGCCGATCCGCAAAGCGAAGGACAGCTAG